One window from the genome of Salvelinus fontinalis isolate EN_2023a chromosome 3, ASM2944872v1, whole genome shotgun sequence encodes:
- the LOC129834503 gene encoding vesicle transport protein GOT1A-like: MVSITETQKIGVGLTGFGLFFLLFGVLLYFDSVLLAFGNVLFLAGLAFIIGLRRTAGFFFQRQKLRGSTLFLGGVALVLFRWPIIGMAVESYGFVLLFRSFFPVAFGFILSLVNIPYLNVGNSSSMV; this comes from the exons ATGGTTTCAATCACAGAGACACAGA agatTGGTGTTGGTCTCACTGGCTTCGGCCTCTTCTTTCTGCTCTTTGGCGTGCTGCTGTACTTTGACTCTGTCTTACTGGCATTTGGGAAT GTTCTGTTTCTGGCTGGCCTGGCGTTCATCATTGGCCTGAGAAGGACGGCAGGGTTCTTCTTCCAGAGACAGAAGCTCAGAGGCTCCACCTTATTCCTGGGGGGCGTGGCCTTGGTGCTGTTCCGCTGGCCAATCATCGGCATGGCTGTGGAGAGCTACGGCTTCGTGCTCCTGTTCAG GTCATTCTTCCCTGTGGCGTTTGGATTCATTTTATCGTTGGTTAATATCCCCTATCTCAATGTG GGAAACAGCTCCTCTATGGTCTGA